A window from Malassezia japonica chromosome 1, complete sequence encodes these proteins:
- a CDS encoding uncharacterized protein (TransMembrane:2 (i525-544o587-607i); COG:S; EggNog:ENOG503NZA7): protein MRELYNAHVDQVHELHSSMLEEAPRRLAAMEDYAEEELRLARGFVDDVALIFRFLRRARFDTENARNMLYKTLQWRLEADIDDLATDLLHSQYISGTANGIPLFWIHSRFRDRMGRPCLYVRLQQVERAPDGLRDLKTNIIASMDVMRRYLRKVNRRAPRAAPVLQGVLAIDVAESGISNFELELLPFLVDLLKNHYPGLFGTVYVLHYGWLQSGLWRMLKPVLPPKLLARIMFVSDADLRQQFDVALPKVLGGSLNVPIKPDTSDIFNYYARSAAWRKDEGAENEPVPPALRVRGPDFESIYDVMSRVGSPFASQPMTPMTPMTSMPGTPRVRASSSPQLVGTAAATQLDERHASSRRHRRRASDPLDIGGTFAHTEVHTEPAGPSLMQWLTNWMQPRASNASPPRTPAAQVDTASIPRLEMPGALTPRARTPETEMPPTYANAENNTVTRYLSWRAHKYAQMDGHVSPYNIENPYFGYPAAYVEYDEPTDAASTTTSVVNVTDASTQSGLSRQLRVRRRKRDLLRTLAYLFVLRLLNAYRHVRRNAGVVYWMVVGERTRESVSRAAWRSLTRTASDTRANLAGLAHMRIIRALFVVGVLFALRLAPTQRLRGVMQGRSS from the exons atgcgcgagctgTACAATGCGCATGTGGACCAAGTGCACGAGCTACACTCTTCAATGCTGGAagaagcgccgcggcggctcgccgcgaTGGAAGACTATGCCGAGGAAGAGCTCCGgctggcgcgcggcttTGTCGACGACGTCGCTCTCATCTTTCGGTTCctgaggcgcgcgcgcttcgaTACAGAAAATGCGCGAAACATGCTGTACAAGACGCTGCAGTGGCggctcgaggccgacaTTGACGACCTCGCTACGGACTTGCTCCATTCGCAGTACATTAGCGGCACGGCCAACGGCATCCCCCTCTTTTGGATCCACTCGCGCTTCCGCGACAGGATGGGGCGCCCGTGTCTGTacgtgcgcctgcagcaggtggagcgcgcgccagaCGGACTGCGCGACCTCAAGACGAACATTATTGCGAGCATGGACGTCATGCGGCGCTACCTGCGCAAGGTaaaccgccgcgcgccacgcgctgcgccggtgcTCCAGGGCGTGCTGGCGATCGACGTCGCAGAGTCGGGCATCTCCAACTttgagctcgagctgctcccCTTCCTGGTGGACCTGCTGAAGAACCACTACCCCGGCCTCTTTGGCACGGTGTACGTCCTGCACTATGGCTGGCTCCAGTCGGGGCTGTGGCGCATGCTCAAGCCCGTGCTCCCGCccaagctcctcgcgcgcatcaTGTTTGtcagcgacgcggacctGAGGCAACAATTTGACGTGGCGCTCCCGAAAgtgctcggcggctcgcTCAACGTGCCGATCAAGCCGGACACGAGCGACATCTTTAACTACTAcgcacgctccgccgcATGGCGGAAGGACGAGGGCGCAGAAAACGAGCCGGTGCCGCCGGCACTCCGCGTGCGGGGGCCCGACTTTGAAAGTATCTACGACGTAATGTCGCGCGTCGGATCG CCCTTTGCCTCGCAGCCGATGACGCCAATGACGCCAATGACGAGCAtgcccggcacgccgcgcgtccgtgcgtcgtcctcgccaCAGCTTgtcggcacggccgccgcgacgcagctcgacgagcgccacgcttcgtcgcgccgccaccgccggcgtgcgtcggaTCCGCTGGACATTGGGGGCACCTTTGCCCATACCGAGGTCCACACCGAGCCCGCCGGGCCCTCGCTGATGCAGTGGCTCACCAACTGGATGCAGCCCCGTGCGTCGAATGCGTCGCccccgcgcacgcccgccgcgcaggtGGACACGGCCAGCATCCCCCGCCTCGAGatgcccggcgcgctgacGCCCCGTgcacgcacgcccgagACCGAAATGCCGCCGACCTATGCGAACGCCGAGAACAATACCGTGACGCGGTACCTGTCGTGGCGTGCGCACAAGTACGCGCAAATGGACGGCCACGTCTCGCCGTACAACATCGAAAACCCCTACTTTGGATACCCCGCCGCATACGTCGAATACGACGAGCCGACCGACGCGGCAAGCACCACGACGAGTGTCGTGAACGTCACCGACGCAAGCACCCAGTCGGGCCTCTcgcggcagctgcgcgtgcggcggcgcaagcgcgacttgctccgcacgctcgcctACCTCTTTGTGCTGCGCCTACTGAATGCCTACCGCCACGTGCGGCGGAACGCCGGCGTAGTGTACTGGATGgtggtcggcgagcggaCGCGCGAGAGtgtgtcgcgcgccgcgtggcgcTCTCTCACGCGCACTGCCAGCGACACACGCGCAAACCTCGCCGGTCTCGCGCACATGCGCATCATACGTGCGCTGTTCGTAGTGGGCGTGCTCTTTGCATTGCGCCTTGCGCCCACCCAGCGGCTGCGGGGTGTGATGCAAGGCAGATCTAGTTAG